One Cryptomeria japonica chromosome 9, Sugi_1.0, whole genome shotgun sequence genomic window carries:
- the LOC131055621 gene encoding probable disease resistance protein At4g33300, translated as MTGLVEGAVLGVVFQETWNGGKRVYRIFKGSARKDFEKTVESLLPIIKGICKSDSRVASNLSLQRFQQFHSNIVKGNRMLDECPRSCTLLRKFWVAYQVEKLEKYINEFIRTDVPIVMAFEQIQAHISQSNQLDIVIQEQNFQATQLQKIIHWQSIHSAQLETLHRAHSSRSIEIENLYRKMVSMRRFVESLQHTQISQQDERHPTASLLRQQHSQDESHRTDSPDPPPYLLNFDEHMLKVKMLVLSDGVNVVGITAVGGAGKSTLAKAVCHHTDIKKYFERVIYIIVSESPDLLSILKIMWIDIVGGPAPNFTNVEDAHNDLQLRIYSKNESILVVLDDIWTFSNMKELLFKGEHYRTIVTSRDEKNIPIGTNTRIYPLPPLQPELALSLFCHCAFEMSTIPNTHNEELVKQVQIECKGLPLVLQVIGSSLKGEPYSVWKATRDALARVEFSDDNQIDVLKRLETSIDVLKRVEKQCFLDLAIFPKGQIIAADVLLDIWVYVRGMRRNDAFNLLRKFAARHLLDMKRDPWTPESRDHFMNSFSISQHDVMRQLALFLAEQDNEIHFSRLFMSQNQSELSPKWQTDGDHLCRARIVSIHTGAMKDTQWPGMHFPVVEALVLYFTASEYCIPTFLHTMKKLKVLIIHNNDGAKRAKLSGLAGFEELSQLKTLHLERLIVPPLNEDCKGLKSLQKISLSLCEGLGKGKMFNLPALFELNVDYCIDLEELSAGICSSNSLEILSITHCHSLAKLPDDLGKLASLKDIRLYESPGLKSLPTSICRLGKLELLNISSCMGLKVSGSKSSELKKTLQSVAQLPSLKKVICDEDNEKLFRRSSRTGLDVEVVKEDEFNLDWLN; from the exons ATGACCGGACTGGTTGAGGGAGCTGTCTTGGGGGTTGTCTTTCAAGAGACTTGGAATGGAGGAAAGCGTGTATATAGAATTTTCAAAGGTTCTGCTCGTAAGGATTTCGAAAAAACTGTCGAGAGTTTGTTGCCGATCATCAAAGGGATATGCAAGTCGGATTCGCGAGTGGCGTCGAATTTATCGCTACAAAGATTCCAACAATTCCACAGCAATATTGTCAAGGGCAACCGGATGTTGGACGAATGCCCAAGAAGTTGCACTCTTCTCCGAAAATTCTGGGTCGCATATCAGGTTGAAAAGCTGGAGAAGTATATTAACGAATTCATTCGGACTGACGTTCCGATAGTCATGGCATTCGAACAAATTCAAGCGCATATTTCTCAATCCAACCAGCTGGACATTGTTATTCAAGAACAGAATTTTCAGGCCACCCAACTGCAAAAAATAATTCATTGGCAGAGCATTCACTCCGCCCAACTGGAAACTCTACATCGAGCGCATAGTTCTCGTTCCATCGAAATAGAAAATTTGTATCGAAAGATGGTGTCAATGCGTCGATTTGTGGAAAGTCTCCAACATACTCAGATTTCACAGCAGGATGAGAGGCACCCAACAGCTTCCCTACTCCGTCAGCAACATAGTCAGGATGAGAGCCACCGCACAGATTCTCCAGATCCGCCGCCCTACTTGCTCAATTTTGATGAACACATGTTGAAGGTGAAGATGCTTGTGCTATCGGATGGAGTGAATGTGGTCGGAATTACAGCCGTGGGTGGAGCAGGAAAATCCACGCTTGCAAAGGCCGTTTGTCATCACACTGATATCAAAA AGTACTTTGAGAGAGTCATATACATTATCGTTTCAGAAAGCCCAGATCTGTTGAGTATTCTGAAAATCATGTGGATAGACATTGTTGGTGGGCCAGCACCTAACTTCACAAATGTTGAAGACGCACATAACGACTTGCAATTGCGAATATATTCAAAAAATGAATCAATTCTCGTCGTGTTGGATGACATTTGGACATTTTCTAACATGAAAGAACTGTTATTCAAAGGGGAGCACTACAGAACTATAGTAACCAGCAGAGATGAAAAGAACATTCCAATAGGAACCAATACAAGGATTTATCCACTACCGCCCTTGCAACCGGAGCTTGCTCTGTCACTTTTCTGCCACTGTGCCTTTGAGATGTCTACAATTCCAAATACACATAACGAAGAACTGGTCAAACAG GTACAAATAGAGTGTAAAGGGTTGCCACTAGTTCTTCAAGTAATTGGTAGCTCTCTAAAGGGTGAGCCCTACTCTGTTTGGAAAGCTACTAGGGATGCGCTTGCAAgagtagaattttcagatgataatCAGATAGATGTTCTTAAGCGCCTGGAAACAAGCATAGACGTGCTGAAACGTGTTGAAAAGCAGTGTTTCTTGGACCTGGCTATATTTCCGAAAGGACAAATCATTGCAGCAGATGTATTGTTAGATATTTGGGTGTATGTCCGTGGAATGAGACGGAACGATGCTTTTAATCTTCTACGGAAATTTGCAGCTCGCCATCTGTTGGACATGAAGAGGGATCCCTG GACCCCAGAAAGCAGAGATCACTTCATGAATAGTTTTTCTATTTCCCAACATGATGTGATGAGACAATTGGCCCTGTTTTTGGCGGAGCAGGACAATGAGATTCATTTTAGTAGGCTGTTTATGTCTCAAAACCAATCTGAATTGTCCCCGAAGTGGCAAACAGACGGAGATCATTTATGTCGAGCTCGGATTGTTTCCATTCACACAG GGGCAATGAAAGACACACAATGGCCCGGAATGCATTTCCCTGTGGTGGAAGCTTTGGTTTTGTATTTCACTGCAAGTGAATATTGCATTCCAACGTTTTTGCACACAATGAAAAAACTCAAGGTTCTGATAATCCATAATAATGATGGAGCAAAACGAGCCAAGCTTAGTGGACTGGCTGGTTTTGAAGAGCTTTCTCAGCTTAAAACTCTGCATCTTGAAAGGCTGATAGTTCCCCCTCTAAATGAGGACTGCAAAGGCTTAAAGAGTTTGCAGAAAATATCCCTTAGTCTATGTGAAGGACTTGGTAAGGGTAAAATGTTCAACTTGCCCGCACTTTTTGAATTGAATGTGGACTATTGCATTGATCTGGAGGAATTGTCGGCAGGAATCTGTTCTTCAAATTCCCTCGAAATTTTATCAATTACTCATTGCCATAGCCTTGCAAAGTTACCTGATGATTTGGGCAAGCTTGCATCACTTAAAGATATAAGATTGTATGAATCTCCAGGCTTGAAATCACTACCAACTTCAATCTGCAGGCTTGGAAAACTAGAATTGCTTAACATCTCATCGTGCATGGGTTTGAAGGTGTCTGGGAGTAAAAGCTCTGAATTGAAGAAAACCCTTCAATCAGTAGCGCAACTGCCATCCCTAAAAAAGGTGATTTGTGATGAGGATAATGAGAAGCTGTTCAGAAGGAGCTCCAGGACTGGCCTTGATGTTGAAGTTGTGAAAGAAGATGAATTCAATTTGGATTGGCTAAATTAG